Proteins encoded together in one Microbacterium sp. ABRD28 window:
- a CDS encoding extracellular solute-binding protein has protein sequence MRRTVPAFVAAGAIGALALTGCGQAGQGSTTTEDGRTQITMWTHSAGNPAELEVYERIISDFNASQDQYEVVEESFPQGAYNDAIVAAAASGDLPCLLDLDGPIMPNWAWAEYIQPLGISTEITDSLLPTAVGVWNDEIYSAGYWDAALSIFARESVLTENGIRIPTVDEPWTADEFNAALQTLKDAGYETPIDIGAEDTGEWWPYAYSPLLQSFGGDLIDRDTMLSADGALNGPEAVAWGEWFQGLFADGLASNSGTIGNQEFVDDEVALSYTGVWNALASVEAIGDDLVILPPPDLGNGPVIGGGSWQWAISSTCEEVEGAREYLEFSFQDEYITEFADKQIVIPATEGAAETSEYFGPDGVLRPFVELSQQFAVLRPETPAYAVISTTFETAAKDIMNGADVQETLDRAVQEIDANIESNDGYGF, from the coding sequence ATGCGCAGAACAGTCCCGGCTTTTGTTGCGGCCGGCGCCATTGGAGCCCTCGCCCTCACCGGCTGCGGGCAGGCCGGCCAGGGCAGCACCACCACCGAAGACGGTCGCACCCAGATCACGATGTGGACCCACTCCGCCGGCAACCCCGCCGAGCTCGAGGTCTACGAACGGATCATCTCCGACTTCAACGCGTCGCAGGACCAGTACGAGGTCGTCGAAGAGTCCTTCCCGCAGGGCGCCTACAACGACGCGATCGTCGCCGCCGCGGCATCCGGAGATCTTCCCTGCCTTCTCGATCTCGACGGCCCGATCATGCCCAACTGGGCCTGGGCGGAGTACATCCAGCCGCTCGGGATCTCCACCGAGATCACCGACTCGCTCCTGCCGACCGCGGTGGGAGTGTGGAACGACGAGATCTACTCCGCCGGGTACTGGGATGCCGCGCTGTCGATCTTCGCCCGCGAGTCGGTGCTCACCGAGAACGGCATCCGCATCCCGACGGTCGACGAGCCCTGGACGGCGGACGAGTTCAACGCCGCCCTCCAGACTCTGAAGGATGCCGGCTACGAGACGCCCATCGACATCGGCGCGGAGGACACCGGCGAGTGGTGGCCGTACGCGTACTCGCCGCTCCTGCAGAGCTTCGGCGGCGACCTCATCGACCGCGACACGATGCTGAGCGCCGACGGTGCGCTCAACGGACCGGAAGCCGTCGCCTGGGGCGAGTGGTTCCAGGGCCTCTTCGCGGATGGTCTCGCCAGCAACAGCGGCACGATCGGCAACCAGGAGTTCGTCGACGACGAGGTCGCGCTCAGCTACACCGGCGTCTGGAACGCCCTGGCCTCGGTCGAGGCGATCGGCGATGACCTCGTCATCCTGCCCCCGCCCGACCTCGGCAACGGCCCGGTCATCGGCGGCGGCTCGTGGCAGTGGGCGATCTCGTCCACCTGCGAGGAGGTCGAGGGTGCCCGCGAGTACCTGGAGTTCAGCTTCCAGGACGAGTACATCACCGAGTTCGCCGACAAGCAGATCGTGATCCCCGCGACCGAGGGCGCCGCCGAGACGTCCGAGTACTTCGGCCCCGACGGCGTGCTGCGTCCCTTCGTCGAGCTGTCGCAGCAGTTCGCGGTGCTCCGCCCCGAGACCCCGGCCTACGCGGTGATCTCCACCACGTTCGAGACCGCGGCGAAAGACATCATGAACGGCGCCGACGTGCAGGAGACCCTCGACCGGGCCGTGCAGGAGATCGACGCCAACATCGAATC
- a CDS encoding LacI family DNA-binding transcriptional regulator has product MSRPRISDVAAAAGVSVTTVSLVMNDVESRISETTRQRVREAAVAVGYAPSSVARSLRTRQTRTVGLISDQIATTPFAGRMLAGAQDAARENGHLVIFVDTGGDEGVERDAISALRAQQVDAMIYACMWHRVVEVPESLPAGSVFLDCRPVNGGFPSVVPADREGGYAATRVLIEAGHRRIAFLDTSDGPIASFLRLEGYHQALTDAGIPIDPALHIRGGESTAHGARLAAERLLDLPADQRPTGIFSFNDRMAVGVYNAAHRRGLRIPDDLSVVGYDDQLLVAAEQDPPLTTVALPHYEMGRWAMEVALGVRADGNTDATHRMECPVIRRESVGPPPAHVAKQSRRRTT; this is encoded by the coding sequence ATGAGCCGGCCCCGCATCTCCGATGTCGCCGCAGCCGCGGGCGTGTCGGTGACGACGGTGTCTCTGGTGATGAACGACGTCGAGTCCCGCATCTCCGAGACCACCCGCCAGCGCGTACGAGAGGCCGCCGTCGCCGTCGGCTACGCGCCGAGCTCGGTGGCGCGCAGCCTCCGCACGCGCCAGACCCGCACGGTCGGCCTCATCTCCGACCAGATCGCCACGACGCCCTTCGCCGGCCGCATGCTCGCCGGTGCGCAGGACGCCGCCCGCGAGAACGGCCACCTCGTGATCTTCGTCGACACCGGCGGCGACGAGGGGGTCGAGCGCGACGCGATCTCGGCGCTGCGCGCCCAGCAGGTCGACGCGATGATCTACGCCTGCATGTGGCACCGCGTGGTCGAGGTGCCCGAGTCGCTGCCGGCCGGATCGGTGTTCCTCGACTGCCGTCCCGTGAACGGCGGCTTCCCGAGCGTCGTCCCCGCCGACCGGGAGGGCGGCTACGCCGCGACCCGCGTGCTCATCGAGGCCGGTCATCGCCGGATCGCGTTCCTCGACACCTCCGACGGCCCGATCGCCTCGTTCCTCCGCCTCGAGGGGTACCACCAGGCGCTGACCGACGCAGGCATCCCCATCGACCCGGCCCTGCACATCCGCGGTGGCGAGTCGACGGCGCACGGGGCTCGGCTCGCCGCCGAACGTCTCCTCGACCTGCCTGCCGACCAACGGCCGACCGGCATCTTCTCCTTCAACGACCGCATGGCCGTCGGCGTCTACAACGCCGCGCACCGCCGCGGTCTCCGCATCCCCGACGACCTCTCGGTCGTGGGCTACGACGACCAGCTGCTGGTCGCCGCGGAACAAGACCCACCCCTCACCACCGTCGCCCTGCCCCACTACGAAATGGGTCGCTGGGCGATGGAGGTCGCGCTCGGCGTCCGCGCGGATGGGAACACCGACGCCACGCACCGCATGGAATGTCCCGTCATCCGACGGGAGTCCGTGGGCCCGCCGCCGGCGCACGTCGCCAAACAGAGCCGACGGCGGACCACTTGA
- a CDS encoding ATP-binding cassette domain-containing protein gives MISAEGLTKRYGAKTAVDTIDFTVNSGQVTGFLGPNGAGKSTTMRMIVGLDRPTAGSVSVNGRAYAAHRAPLREVGALLDAKAVHTGRTAENHLLAMAATHRIGKKRVREVIELTGLESVARRRVGGFSLGMGQRLGIAAALLGDPATIILDEPVNGLDPEGVLWVRQLVKHLAAEGRTVFLSSHLMSEMALTADHLIVLGKGRIIADAPVADIIAGGTGPRLRVRSPQASMLAELVAAPDVTITRSASDLLEITGVDAPVVGDLAAKHGVAIHELTPLNASLEEAYMDLTADAVEYRTEAVR, from the coding sequence ATGATCAGTGCAGAAGGCCTCACGAAGAGGTACGGCGCCAAGACCGCCGTCGACACCATAGATTTCACCGTGAACTCCGGCCAGGTGACGGGGTTCCTCGGCCCGAACGGCGCGGGCAAGTCCACCACGATGCGCATGATCGTCGGGCTCGATCGCCCGACCGCGGGATCCGTGTCGGTCAACGGCCGTGCGTACGCGGCCCACCGTGCCCCGCTCCGCGAAGTCGGCGCGCTCCTCGACGCCAAAGCCGTGCACACCGGCCGTACGGCCGAGAATCACCTCCTCGCCATGGCCGCCACCCACCGGATCGGCAAGAAGCGCGTCCGCGAGGTGATCGAGCTGACGGGCCTGGAGTCGGTCGCACGCCGACGCGTCGGAGGCTTCTCCCTCGGCATGGGTCAGCGTCTCGGCATCGCGGCGGCCCTTCTCGGAGACCCCGCGACGATCATCCTCGACGAACCGGTCAACGGCCTCGACCCCGAGGGCGTCCTGTGGGTGCGGCAGCTCGTGAAGCACCTCGCCGCCGAAGGACGCACGGTGTTCCTCTCGTCTCACCTGATGAGCGAGATGGCGCTGACCGCCGACCACCTCATCGTGCTCGGCAAGGGCCGGATCATCGCCGACGCCCCGGTCGCCGACATCATCGCCGGCGGCACAGGCCCGCGGCTGCGGGTCCGCTCGCCGCAGGCGAGCATGCTCGCCGAGCTCGTCGCCGCTCCCGACGTCACGATCACCCGTTCGGCGTCGGATCTGCTCGAGATCACCGGGGTGGATGCGCCGGTCGTCGGCGATCTCGCCGCCAAGCACGGCGTCGCCATCCACGAACTGACCCCCCTCAACGCCTCACTGGAAGAGGCATACATGGACCTCACCGCGGACGCGGTGGAATATCGAACGGAGGCGGTCCGATGA
- a CDS encoding ABC transporter permease subunit, whose product MTTATMSPTPADTLADARLTFPGTVRSEWIKLRTVRSTIWSYALLVAISVGLAALVAFAITNIPEGVAGEAPGAQPIQTVVQASVAGVTFGQLIAGILGVLVISGEYTTGMVRSTFLAVPGRISALAAKGIVLFSATFIVGLIANVAAYLVASLMLSQEDIAAPITDPGVFWPLLGAALYLAMVSLFALTVGALVRSSAGGIAVVVGVLLILPTILGLVPAEWARDAVPYLLSSAGAGIYSSATLTPEGDALGMWVNLLVTGLWVAVPAAAAAVMLRTRDA is encoded by the coding sequence ATGACCACCGCGACCATGTCGCCTACCCCCGCCGACACCCTCGCCGACGCGCGCCTGACCTTCCCCGGCACGGTCCGCTCGGAGTGGATCAAACTTCGCACCGTGCGGTCGACCATCTGGTCGTACGCACTCCTCGTCGCGATCTCGGTCGGACTCGCCGCCCTCGTTGCGTTCGCAATCACGAACATCCCGGAGGGTGTCGCCGGCGAAGCGCCCGGCGCGCAGCCGATCCAGACCGTCGTGCAGGCCTCCGTCGCCGGCGTCACCTTCGGCCAGCTCATCGCGGGCATCCTCGGCGTCCTGGTGATCAGCGGCGAGTACACCACCGGCATGGTCCGCTCGACGTTCCTGGCGGTGCCGGGGCGCATCTCGGCTCTCGCGGCGAAGGGAATCGTGCTCTTCTCGGCGACGTTCATCGTCGGCCTGATCGCGAACGTCGCCGCGTACCTCGTCGCGTCGCTGATGCTGTCGCAGGAAGACATCGCCGCGCCGATCACCGACCCGGGCGTCTTCTGGCCGCTCCTGGGCGCCGCCCTCTACCTCGCGATGGTCTCGCTGTTCGCCCTCACGGTCGGTGCGCTCGTCCGCAGCAGCGCAGGCGGGATCGCCGTTGTGGTCGGCGTCCTGCTGATCCTCCCCACCATCCTCGGCCTCGTCCCCGCGGAGTGGGCGCGTGACGCCGTTCCGTACCTTCTGTCCAGCGCCGGCGCCGGCATCTACAGCTCCGCCACCCTGACACCCGAGGGTGACGCGCTGGGAATGTGGGTGAACCTGCTGGTCACAGGCCTGTGGGTGGCGGTCCCCGCCGCCGCGGCGGCCGTCATGCTGCGCACCCGCGACGCGTAA